CCCTCGCGGCGTGTACGCGCAACCTCAACGTGTCGTCGATTGCGCCGTCGATCACCGAAGGCGTCTCGCGCCAGGTCGGTCTCGATCTGGACAAGGTGACGTGCCCCGGCGAGACACGTCCTGTCAAGGCCGACGACACGTTCGACTGCGTGGGCGACGTCAAGGGCGGAGGCACGCTCACCATCACCGTCACGCAGACCGACGACAAGGGCAACGTCTCGTGGAAGGTCACGCGTACCGAGGGTCTGCTCGACCTTGCCAAGGTCGAGACGTCGATCGTCACGGGTCTGAAGACACAGGCGCAGGTGGATGCGAAGGTATCGTGCGGCGGCCGCTGGAAGGCGGCCAAATCCGGTGACCGCTTCGACTGCAGCGCCACCGCGCCCGACGGCACGCCCATTCCCATCGGCGTCACGGTGACCGACGACAACGGGAACGTGAACTGGGAAACGAAGTAGCCGCACATCCGGCGGGCACCGGTCAGGCGTTCGTGCTTCAATGAGGCATGCGATGCGCCGCGGTGGTGTTCGCGCTGCTCGCGGGGGTCATCGGCCTCCGCGGGCAGGAGCCAGACGGCAATCGCGCGAAGGATCCCCTGCGTGCAGCGTACATGCGCGCGCACTTCGAGCAGACGATGGCCGTGCACGACGCGATCGTGCGTGGTGATCTCCAGACAGCCAGGACGCAGGCCGCGATTCTGGCCGAGCGCAGTCCTCTGGTGCCGATGCCCGTCGGTGCCGAGGCGTTCCACGGCGCCTTCACGCGTACGGCCCGCCAGGCCGCCACGGCCGCCACCCTGGCACAGGCAGCACAGGCAACGGCGTCGGTGCTCGGACTGTGCGGCCAATGCCATCGGGCGATGCGAGTCACGGCAGACGTCCCGCGCGATGGCGCGCCTGCGACGGCGGACGGGCCCGGCGGCCACATGCAGGTGCACCACGAGGCGGCCACGGCGCTCATCGAAGGACTCGTGGCCCCGTCCGAGTCCCGGTGGGCCTCCGGCGTGCGGCTGTTCGCCACCCCACGCGTGGACGAGGCGCAGGTGCCGGCTCGGATGCGTCGCACGATGCGCGACGCCGAGGCCGCACTCGCCACGCTCGCCGGCAGGGCGACGCAGGCCCAGCGCACCAGGGACCGCACCGACGTCTACGGCAGGATGCTCGCCACATGCGGCGAGTGCCACGCGCGGACGAGGCGATAGGCGCGTGGACATCTTCCAGGCTGTCGTCACGCTGTTCATCATCATGGACCCGCTCGGGAACATTCCGCTGTTCCTGTCGGTGCTCAAGGCCGTGCCTGCCGAGCGGCGGCGCCGCGTGCTCCTGCGCGAGATCGCGATTGCCTATCTCGTGCTGCTCGTATTCCTGTTTCTCGGCAACCAGCTGCTGACGTTTCTCGGATTGACCGCCGAGACCATCAGCATCGCCGGCGGCATCGTGCTGTTCCTGATCGCGCTGCGGATGATCTTCCCCGACGAACGACGTCACGCCGGAGAGGCGCCGCAGGGCGAGCCGTTCATCGTGCCCCTGGCCGTGCCACTGTTCGCGGGGCCGTCCACGCTCGCGGCCGTGCTGCTCCTGCAACGATCAGCCGGATCACAGGGTGGAGCCCTGCTCATCGCGGTGACCGTGGCGTGGGCGATCAGCGGCGGCATCCTGATGTCGTCGACGTTCTTCTACAGGCTCCTGCGCGAGCGAGGGCTCATCGCCGTCGAACGCCTGATGGGGATGCTCCTCGTGATGGTCGCCGTGCAGATGTTCATGAACGGCGTGAAGACCTTCCTCGCACGCTGACGCCACACCCCCCTGTCCTCCATCCCGGCATTCATGTCCGAAAACGGCGTATCTGGCCGTCACCACGATGCTAGGCTGCTCGTGTGTCGACCTCCTCGGTGCCCGCATCGTCACTCGATCCTCAGGTCTGCGAACAGGCGCGGCTGAGCCGTGACGCCCGCTTCGACGGGCTGTTCTACACGGCCGTGACGTCGACGGGCATCTACTGCCGGCCCGTGTGTCCGGCGCCGGCGCCGCGGCCGCGACACATCAGGTACTTTGCCAGCGCGGCGGCCTGCGAGGCAGCCGGATTCAGGCCGTGCCTGCGATGTCGCCCCGAACTCGCGCCAGGCGACGGCGCCTGGCGTCACGCCGACGATGTGGTGGCACAGGGCCTGGCCAGGATCGAGGACGGCGCGCTGACCGAAGCGCCACTGCATTCGCTGGCCGACGATCTCGCCTTGAGCGAGCGACACCTGCGCCGGCTGTTCATCGATCGCCTGGGCGCATCGCCGGCCGGCGTCCACGGGACGCGACGGCTGTTGCTCGCCAAACAGCTCCTCACCGAGACGAACCTTCCCATCCTCGACGTGGCGATGGCGGCCGGCTTCAACAGCGTGCGGCGGTTCCAGACGACGCTTCGTGAGGCGTACGGGCTGTCGCCGCGTGACATCCGCCGCTCGGCGCGCGAGACGGCCACGCCCGATGACGGCCTCGTCCTCCGACTTGCGTATCGTCCGCCTTACGCGTTCGAGGCGCTCCTCGCGTTCCTGCGCGACCGCGCGCTGCCCGGACTCGATGTCGTCACCGCCGACAGTTACGCGCGCGCGTTCATCACGGCCGACGGCCCTGCCTGGTTTCGCGTGAGCCCGTGGGATACGTCCGCCGGGTCGAGCGCTCACGCGCTTCGTCTCGAACTCCACGGGGCACGACCCGCGCTGCTCCTGCCGATCGTCGCGCGCGTGCGACGCATGTTCGATCTCGACGCCGATCCATGGGCCATCGCCACCACGTTGCGCCGTACGCCACGACTGCGCCGGGCACTTGCCCACACGCCTGGCATCAGAGTGCCTGGTGCGTGGGACGGCATGGAAGTGGCGGCACGCGCGCTCATCGGACAGCAGGTCAGCGTGGCGGCCGCCAGGACGCTCGCCACGCGCGTCCTGCATCGCCATGGCACACCGCTACCGGAGCCGTTCCATGCACACGGCTTCACGCACGTCTTCCCATCCGCTTCGACGCTGTCTGACGCCGATCTCGATGGCATCGGCCTGACGCGCGATCGCGCCCGAGCGCTGCGCACCGTCGCCCGCGGCGTGGCCGACGGCACGCTGCCGCTCGCACCGGGTACACCGCTCGACTCCCTGGTGGCGCGATGGACGGCGGTCCCCGGCATCGGCGACTGGACCGCGCACTACATCGCCATGCGCGCCCTGTCGCACCCGGACGCGTGCCCCGCCGGCGATCTCATCGTGCGCCGCGCACTCGGCGACAACGGCGATGCATTGACCACGAGCGCGGTGCGGCGCTTGGCCGAAGCCTGGCGCCCGTGGCGCGCCTATGCCGTGCTCTATTTGTGGAGGACCGCATGACCATCACCCATACGACCATCGACAGCCCCGTGGGTCCGCTCCTGCTTGCCGCCTCCGATGCCGGCCTGCACGCGGTCGAGTTCAACGCGTCGACGCACCCGGTCCTGCGTACGTCCGACTGGCAAGAGGGCTCGCACCCGCTGCTGGACGTGGCGACCGCGCAACTGGCTGAGTACTTCGTCGGCGCGCGCCGGACGTTCGACCTGCCACTCGCGCCTGTGGGGACGCCGTTCCAGACGCAGGTGTGGCTGACGCTCGCGACGATCCCCTATGGGGAAACGATCAGTTACGCGACGCTGGCCACCCGCGTCGGACGTCCCGCCGCATCACGCGCCGTCGGAGCCGCGAACGGGCGCAATCCCCTGCCCATCGTGCTCCCCTGCCATCGCGTGATCGGCACGGACGGCTCGCTGACTGGCTTCGGCGGCGGCCTGCCGACCAAGCGCTTCCTCCTCGAACTCGAAGGCGCGCTGCCGGGCTCGCTGTCGCTCGGGAGCTAGATCCGCGGGATGAATCCCATCGGAAGCGACCGGCAGGCGTCGCCACTCCGGCAGGGCTCTCCGCCCTTCGGCACGCTCAGGGCGACCTGAGCGGAGTCGAAGGTCGAGCCCGGCGCTCATGGGGTGGAGCGTTTCAGTTCCTGCCACTGCTGGTCCTGGAACACGGCGCGCGGATCGAATGACGGGGAGTTGCTGAGGATGTAGCTGCCATCGCCACGGCTCCAGGCCTGGTCGTAGCCGCTGCTCAACTCGACCTTGCCATCGCCGCCCTGCCATGTCTGCACCTCGCGGATCGACTGCACGAACGCCGTGTGCATCCGATCCTGGCTGCTCTGCTGCGCTTCCCAACTCCGCATGTTGGCGTCCATGGCGGCCATGCGCTGTTCGAACCGCTGCGTATTGGCGGCACCCTGCCGCTGGATGTCAGCCATCCGCTGCTGATGCGCGCGCGTGTTGGCCGCCGTCTGCGCGGCGAGCGCCTGCATGCGCTGATGGTGGAGTACGTCCTGCTGCTGGCGCATCCGCGCGAAGTAGCCGTTGATCGCCGTCTGCCACTCCGGGTTGGTGCGATGGCTGGACTTGATGTTGGCGAGGATCGCCTCGGCTTCCGCGCGGCGCGACGCCGGGAAGCGGAGCACGCTTCGCTCGGGCGCGTTGCTGTTGGTCAGCTGCTGTGCCATCCCCGCATACGGATTCACCGTCGTCGTCACGCCATTGAACACGGAGACGAGCGCGATGCCTTCTGTGCCATCGGGCCAGGAGAGGTTCGCGATGACGGCATCGGCCGAGAATTCCGATCGCCCACCGGCGTTGTATTGCGTGAGCGCGGCGTAGTTCTGCCGGATGCCGTCCCGCAGCGCCTGCGTCGCGGGTGCGTTGTCGCGCACGTCGACGATCGTGGCGCCCTGCAACTCACGCGGCACGAACACCTCTCGCAGGTACTGCGTCGCATCGACGACACCGCCCACTTCGCAGCCGCCCTGCTGTTGCGCCATGCGCATCAACTGGAGGTGCGTCGGATCGGACGCCGAACCCCAGACGTGGACGGGCAACACCTGATAGCGGATCGCGCCATCAGGCGACGTCGCACTCCAGCGCGCCCCCACCATCTCGCCGCGACACTCCTGGAGGCCCTTCCACACCACGCCGCCCTCGTGCACCCACCCGCGCGGCAGCAGCACGCTGAACGCTTCGGCCGGCTGCTCGAACCCGGCCTCGTCCATGAAGCGCACGCGCTCCAGCACCGTGTAATCGCGGCCCTCGACGAAGTTCGCGGCTGTCGCAGGACCGGACGACGAGCCGTCGTTCGTCCCGCCGGAATCGCCGTTCCCGCCACACGCCGCCATCACGAGCGTCAACGCGACCGGCACTACTGCAGCAACTGTTCGCATGACAGGAATCCTCGCACCTGACGAACGGGCTGACGTCCGTTCGCTCCATTCTGGAGATGACGCAGTTGGTATGGAGGCCAGGGGTTTCAACCCATGGCGCATCCGTCAGTAGATCGCTCTCGAGCGGATCGTACCGTCGAGAGCGGCGAGCTCCTTGCGCAGCGCCTGCGTGTCGGTGTCGGGACCGGCGTCGATGTCGATCACCACGTAGCCGATCCGCGGGTTGGTCTGCAGGTACTGGGCGGCGACGTTGACGCGATGGTCCGAGAACACGTCGTTGATGCGCGACAGCATACCCGGGCGATTGTGGTGGATGTGGAGCAGCCGGTGCTTGCCGGGATGCCCGGGCAGCGCAACCTCCGGGAAGTTCACCGCCGACAGCGTCGAGCCGTTGTTGCTGTAGGTGAGCAGCTTCTCCGCCACTTCGACGCCGATCGCTTCCTGCGCCTCGGCGGTGCTCCCGCCGATGTGCGGCGTCAGGATCACGTTGTCGAGGCCGCGCAGATCGGATCGGAACTCGTCGCCGTTGGATTCGGGTTCCTGCGGGAACACATCGAGCGCGGCACCAGCAAGGTGATCGGCACGCAGCGCGTCGGCCAGCGCGTCGATCTGCACGACGGTTCCGCGCGACGCGTTGATCAGATGTGCACCGGGACGCATCGCCGCGATCTGCGTGGCGCCGATCATCCCCTGCGTCTCGGACGTTTCAGGCACGTGCAGCGTCACGACATCGGACGCCGAGAGCAGCGCATCGAGCGACCGCACCGCCTGCGCGTTACCAAGCGCCAGGCGCGTCACGATGTCGTAGAACTGCACGCGCATCCCGAGCGCCTCGGCCAGCAGGCCCACCTGCGTCCCGATGTGTCCGTACCCGACGATGCCGAGCGTCTTCCCACGTACCTCGAACGATCCGGAAGGCGACTTGTCCCACTCGCCGCGATGCGCCCGCGCGTTGCGTCGGGGCACGCCGCGTAACAGCATCACCACTTCGGCGATCACGAGTTCGGCCACGCTCCGGGTATTGGAGAACGGCGCGTTGAACACGGGGATCCCCAGGTGCTCCGCCGTCTGGAGGTCCACCTGGTTGGTGCCAATGCAGAACGCGCCGACGGCGATGATCTTCGGTGCCGCCGCGAGGACGTCGGCCGTGAGCTGCGTGCGCGACCGGATCCCGACGATGTGCGCGTCGCCGATGGCGTCCTTCAGGGCCTGCCCCTCGAGCGCGCGCGGGTGCTGATGGACGTTCACGTACCCGTCGGCGTGCAGGGCATCGACGGCACTGCTGTGCACCGATTCGAGCAGGACGACCTTGATGAGCGACTTGTCGAACGATACTGACGCGGAGGCGGCGGCCACTGCCATCCGGAGATCGTCGCTCCCCGTGGCGGCGGTTGTCAAAGGAGCGACGGCCGCCGCGTCAGGCCATCGCCAGGAACTGCACCTTCGGGTTCTCGCGTTCGCAGAACTGGAGGTCCCACTCGGACGGGAACAGCAGCACGCGCCGTTCCTGTCTGTCGGTCGTCGACAGCACGTTGTTCGGGAGCGTGAGCCGAGCGCCAGCGTCGGCCTGGACCCACCGCGCCGCCACGTACGACAGCTTCTCCACGCGACACGCCACGCCGTATTCCTCGCGCATGCGGGCCTCGATGATGTCGAACTGGAGCGCGCCCACCACGCCGAGAATCGGGTACCGCGCGCCGTGCACGGGGAAGACCACCTGCATCAACCCCTCCTCCTCCAGCTGTCGCACACCATCATCGAACTGCTTGAAGCGGACGTCCTGCAGACGCAGGGCGCCGAAGTGCTCGGCCGGGAAGTGCGGAATCGGCGGATAGACGACAGGCGCGCCCGCGTAGAGCGTGTCACCGATGCCGAAGCGCCCCGGATTCACGAGACCGACGACATCGCCGGGATACGCCTCCTCGATGGTCTCGCGATCGCGGCCGAAGAAGCGGCTCGGACGCGACAGCCGTACGGGCGCCTGCAGACGTGTGTTCACCACCTGCATGTCCTTGGTGAGCACGCCGGAGCACACGCGCACGAAGGCCACGCGATCGCGATGCTTCGGGTTCATGTTCGCCTGGATCTTGAAGACGAACCCGCTGAAGTCCTGCCGGAGCGGATCGATGGGACTGCCGTCGGCGTCGGGACGGATCTGGGGGCACGGCGCGTATTCCACGAGCGCGTCGAGGAACGACTCCAGGCCGAAGTTCGTGAGCGCGCTGCCGAAGAACACCGGCGTCTGCGTCGCGGCGCGATACGCGTCGATGTCGAAATGCGTGCCTGCCGCCGCCAGCAGGTGAACCCCTTCGAGCAGTTCATCGCGAGCCTGCTCGCCGATGAGGCCGACCAGTTGCGGATCGTCGGCGCCGGTCACCGTGACGGGCGCCCGGCGTGCGCTCCGCGCGATGCGCTCGTAGAACAGCACTTCGTTGCGGCGCAGGTCGTAGACGCCCTTGAAGCGATCGCCGGTGCCAATCGGCCAGTTCATGGGTGCCGCGGACACGCCGAGCACGCGCTCGATCTCGTCGAGCAGGTCGAGCGGATCGCGCCCAGGCAGATCGAGCTTGTTGACGAACGTCAGCATCGGCAGCTGACGACGGCGGGCGACCTCGAACAGCTTCCGCGTCTGCGTCTCGATGCCCTTGGCCGCGTCGATCACCATCACCACGCTGTCGACGGCAAGCAGCGTGCGGTAGGTGTCTTCGCTGAAGTCCTTGTGGCCGGGGGTGTCGAGCAACGTCACACGGCGGCCGTGCAGCTCGAATTCGAGCGCCGCCGATGTGATCGAGATGCCGCGTTCCCGCTCGATGTCCATCCAGTCGGACACGACATGCCGCTGCGACGCGCGGCCCTTCACGGCGCCCGCCAGCTCGATCGCGCCGGCATACAGCAGCGTCTTCTCGGTGAGCGTCGTCTTGCCGGCGTCGGGGTGCGAGATGATGGCGAAGGTGCGCCGCCGCTCCACTTCGCGCCGCAGCACCTCGGAGACGGCCGGAACGGGAACAGACATCCGACCATTGTGCCTTAACCTCGGCCAGGCACCGGGCACCGGGCGCCGGGCACCGGGCGCCGGGGCGAGGGGCCGGCGGCTTCACCATGGTTGCCATCGACGCGCTGGCGCTGGTGGAGGCTTGCGGGCTAGCATGTCGGCCATCGCATGCTGACACTCACGTACGCGGGCCTGGCGATCGCCGGTTGCGGCTACGTCGCCATCGCGTTGGTCCTCGGCCAGGCCTTCGACATCGACGATGGCGGGGCGGCGGATGGGACGTTCCACATCCCGCTGTTCTCTCCGCTCTCGCTGGCCACGTTCTGCGGGGCTCTCGGGGCGATCGGCCTCGGGGCGATCTTCGGCCTGCAGTTGTCCGATCCCGTCAGCCTGGCTGTGGCCATTCCCGGCGCGTTCGCCTTCACGTACGTGGTCACCTACGTGGCCTGGCGGCTGCTCGCCTCGTCCACGGGCACGCAGACAGTCCGCGAGAGCGATCTCCTCGGCGCGACGGCCGAAGTCCTCACGCCCATCCCCCAGGATGGCCTCGGCCAGGTGGCCGCGATGGTGCGCGGACAACGCCACACCGCGCCTGCTCGCACCCCCGATGGCACGCCCGTGTCGCGCGGCACGATCGTGTCGGTCGTGCGCGTGGCGGGCGCCACACTCATCGTCGAAGGCGATCCCGCCCCAGTACGCAAGTCCTGACGAGAGGCCCCACACGTGCCCGAACTGTTTCTCATCTCCGCTGTCGTCGCGCTGGCCGGCCTGGCGGCGGGCCTGGTCCTCGCCTATCTCGCGTTCCTGCGCAAGGCGGGCCCCAACGAGGTCATCGTCGTATCCGGCCGTGGCCCCGTACGGTTCATCACGGGCGGCGCCGGCGTCGTGGTGCCGCTCTTCTCCACATGGAATCGCCTGTCGCTCGAGATCATGACCCTCGACGTCAACACGCCCGAGGTCTACACCTCGCAGGGCGTGCCCGTGCTCGTGGACGGCGTGGCGCAGATCAAGATCAAGAAGGACGAGCCCTCGCTCCACGCCGCGGCGGAACGCTTTCTCGGCATGAAGCCCGAGGAGATCATCAAGGTCGCGCTCGACACGGTGCAGGGGCACCTGCGCGCCATCCTCGGCACGCTCACCGTCGAGGACATCTACAAGAACCGCGATCAGTTCGCGCAGAAGGTACAGGAGATCTCGGCCGGCGACCTCGCCAACATGGGGCTCGGCATCGACTCGTTCACCATCCGCGACATCCGCGACAAGCATGGCTATCTCGAAGCGCTGGGCAAGCCGCGGATCGCGGAAGTGAAGCGGACGGCGGCGATCGCCGAAGCCAACGCCCTCAAGGAAGCCTCGATCGCGCAGGCGGACGCCGAGCGCGAGACGCGTGAACGCCAGGCCGAAGCGCTGAAGCTCGCGCAGGAAGCGGAAGCACGCCGTGACGCGTTCGTGGCCGAAGCCAACGCCGAGAAGGACCGGCGTCAGCAGGAAGCCGACGCGGCGGCGCGGCGGGCATCGGAGATCGCCAACTACCAGGCCCAGCAGGCGATCGCCGAACAGCAGAGCATGGCGAACCGGAAGCGCGCCGAGGCCGAGATGGCGTACGAGCTCCAGAAGAAGACGATGGAGATCGAGCTCCAGGAACAGGAGATCAAGCGCAAGGAGAAGGAACTCGACGCCACGATCCGCCGGCAGGCCGACGCCAAGCGTTACGAGACCGAGACGCTGGCCGAAGCCGCGCGCAAGCGCGTGGAGACCGAGGCCGACGCCGAACGGGCGCGACTGGAACGCCTTGCCGAAGGCGAACGCGCGCGCGGGCTCGCCGCGGCAGCCGTGTCGCAGGCGCAGGGTGAGGCCGAAGCCGAAGTCGCCAAGGCCCGCGGTCTTGCCGAGGCGGAATCGCGCAAGGCGCAGGGACTGGCCGAGGCGCTCGCGATGGAGAAGAAGGCCGACGCCTGGCAGCGGTACAACGAGGCGGCGGTCCTGCAACTGCTCGCGCCGATCCTCCCCGAGATTGCGCGTGCCGTCGCCGAACCGCTGTCGCGCATCGACAGGATCACGCTCGTCAGCACCGGATCGGGCAACGACGGTCAGGTGTCCACCATCACCAACGAAGTCACGAAAGTGATCGCGCAGATGCCTCCCGTCATCGAGTCGCTGACGGGATTCAAGCTTGAACAATTGCTGTCCAAGGTCGCCGCGCAGAGGCAGGGTTCCGGCACACCCGCGTCGCCTGATGCGCCCGCGTCATCCGACACGTCATCGTGAGGCCGCCCGAGGCCCACCCCACCGGAGGTCGTTCGCGCATGTCCCTGTTCCGTACCACCTGCCTCGCTGCGCTCGCGGCACTCGTCTCCGGCGCCGTCGCGCTGCAGGCCCAGGCACCGCGGCGCGCCACATCGTCGAAGGCCGTCGCGACCGCCACCGCCGAAGACGCACGCATCGCCCGCATCAAGGCGGCCGTGGCCGCCGACGTGAAGTCGCAGGCGATGTTCGATCTCGGCCAGCAGATGAACGACATGGTGTTCAGCTTCGCGGAGCTGGGCTTCCAGGAAGTCGAGACATCGCGCTACCTCACAGGCATCCTCGAGAAGGAGGGCTTCACGATCGAGCGCGGTGTCGCGGACATCCCCACGGCGTGGGTCGCACGCTGGGGTTCGGGCTCTCCTGTCATCGCGCTCGGTTCCGACGTCGACTGCATTCCGCAGGCGTCGCAGAAGCCGGGCGTCGCGTATCGCGATCCCATCGTCGATGGAGCACCAGGCCACGGCGAGGGCCACAACTCCGGTACGCCGCTCAACATCGTCGCGGCGATCGCGGCCAAGCGCGCGATGGAGCGCGAGCGGTTGACGGGCACGATCGTCATCTGGCCCGGCATCGCCGAGGAGCAGCTCGGCACGAAGGCCTACTACGTGCGCGCAGGGCTCTTCAAGGACGTCGACGCGGTGCTCTACAACCACGTCGGCACCAACCTCTCGACGAGTTGGGGCGACGGGCGCATGAGCGGGCTCGTGTCCGTGGAGTACACGTTCCTGGGCGAGTCGGCCCACAGCGCGGGCGCGCCGTGGCGCGGCAGGTCCGCGCTCGACGCCGTGGAGTTGATGAACACCGGCTGGAATTTCCGCCGCGAGCACCTGCGGCTGCAGCAGCGGTCGCACTACGTGATCACCAACGGCGGCGACCAGCCCAACGTGGTGCCGCGCAACGCCAGCGTCTGGTACTTCTTCCGCGAGACCGACTACGACGGCGTGAAGCGCATGTGGGCGATCGGCGATGAGATGGCCAGGGGCGCGGCGCTCATGACCGACACCACCTGGACGTCGCGCGTACTCGGATCCGCATGGCCCGCGCACATGA
This genomic interval from Acidobacteriota bacterium contains the following:
- a CDS encoding peptide chain release factor 3 produces the protein MSVPVPAVSEVLRREVERRRTFAIISHPDAGKTTLTEKTLLYAGAIELAGAVKGRASQRHVVSDWMDIERERGISITSAALEFELHGRRVTLLDTPGHKDFSEDTYRTLLAVDSVVMVIDAAKGIETQTRKLFEVARRRQLPMLTFVNKLDLPGRDPLDLLDEIERVLGVSAAPMNWPIGTGDRFKGVYDLRRNEVLFYERIARSARRAPVTVTGADDPQLVGLIGEQARDELLEGVHLLAAAGTHFDIDAYRAATQTPVFFGSALTNFGLESFLDALVEYAPCPQIRPDADGSPIDPLRQDFSGFVFKIQANMNPKHRDRVAFVRVCSGVLTKDMQVVNTRLQAPVRLSRPSRFFGRDRETIEEAYPGDVVGLVNPGRFGIGDTLYAGAPVVYPPIPHFPAEHFGALRLQDVRFKQFDDGVRQLEEEGLMQVVFPVHGARYPILGVVGALQFDIIEARMREEYGVACRVEKLSYVAARWVQADAGARLTLPNNVLSTTDRQERRVLLFPSEWDLQFCERENPKVQFLAMA
- a CDS encoding amidohydrolase, which gives rise to MSLFRTTCLAALAALVSGAVALQAQAPRRATSSKAVATATAEDARIARIKAAVAADVKSQAMFDLGQQMNDMVFSFAELGFQEVETSRYLTGILEKEGFTIERGVADIPTAWVARWGSGSPVIALGSDVDCIPQASQKPGVAYRDPIVDGAPGHGEGHNSGTPLNIVAAIAAKRAMERERLTGTIVIWPGIAEEQLGTKAYYVRAGLFKDVDAVLYNHVGTNLSTSWGDGRMSGLVSVEYTFLGESAHSAGAPWRGRSALDAVELMNTGWNFRREHLRLQQRSHYVITNGGDQPNVVPRNASVWYFFRETDYDGVKRMWAIGDEMARGAALMTDTTWTSRVLGSAWPAHMNKALAETMYANIQSVGLPEWSEADLTLARATQTELGVPVVGLATTIPSLSGQESIPDGDKRGGGSDDIGDIAWSVPTVSLSYPANFQAGPGHNWANAIPMATPIAHKGVNAGAQVQALTVIDLVLRPSVVAAAKDYFTNVQQKTRTYEPLIRPQDQPATHLNRAIQEKYRPELRKFYYDPSRYKTYLEQLGITYPTVKPTK
- a CDS encoding NfeD family protein, with product MLTLTYAGLAIAGCGYVAIALVLGQAFDIDDGGAADGTFHIPLFSPLSLATFCGALGAIGLGAIFGLQLSDPVSLAVAIPGAFAFTYVVTYVAWRLLASSTGTQTVRESDLLGATAEVLTPIPQDGLGQVAAMVRGQRHTAPARTPDGTPVSRGTIVSVVRVAGATLIVEGDPAPVRKS
- a CDS encoding DUF4333 domain-containing protein → MRILVVILSGVCALAACTRNLNVSSIAPSITEGVSRQVGLDLDKVTCPGETRPVKADDTFDCVGDVKGGGTLTITVTQTDDKGNVSWKVTRTEGLLDLAKVETSIVTGLKTQAQVDAKVSCGGRWKAAKSGDRFDCSATAPDGTPIPIGVTVTDDNGNVNWETK
- a CDS encoding YhgN family NAAT transporter produces the protein MARLRRRTGPAATCRCTTRRPRRSSKDSWPRPSPGGPPACGCSPPHAWTRRRCRLGCVARCATPRPHSPRSPAGRRRPSAPGTAPTSTAGCSPHAASATRGRGDRRVDIFQAVVTLFIIMDPLGNIPLFLSVLKAVPAERRRRVLLREIAIAYLVLLVFLFLGNQLLTFLGLTAETISIAGGIVLFLIALRMIFPDERRHAGEAPQGEPFIVPLAVPLFAGPSTLAAVLLLQRSAGSQGGALLIAVTVAWAISGGILMSSTFFYRLLRERGLIAVERLMGMLLVMVAVQMFMNGVKTFLAR
- a CDS encoding methylated-DNA--[protein]-cysteine S-methyltransferase; translated protein: MTITHTTIDSPVGPLLLAASDAGLHAVEFNASTHPVLRTSDWQEGSHPLLDVATAQLAEYFVGARRTFDLPLAPVGTPFQTQVWLTLATIPYGETISYATLATRVGRPAASRAVGAANGRNPLPIVLPCHRVIGTDGSLTGFGGGLPTKRFLLELEGALPGSLSLGS
- the serA gene encoding phosphoglycerate dehydrogenase, yielding MAVAAASASVSFDKSLIKVVLLESVHSSAVDALHADGYVNVHQHPRALEGQALKDAIGDAHIVGIRSRTQLTADVLAAAPKIIAVGAFCIGTNQVDLQTAEHLGIPVFNAPFSNTRSVAELVIAEVVMLLRGVPRRNARAHRGEWDKSPSGSFEVRGKTLGIVGYGHIGTQVGLLAEALGMRVQFYDIVTRLALGNAQAVRSLDALLSASDVVTLHVPETSETQGMIGATQIAAMRPGAHLINASRGTVVQIDALADALRADHLAGAALDVFPQEPESNGDEFRSDLRGLDNVILTPHIGGSTAEAQEAIGVEVAEKLLTYSNNGSTLSAVNFPEVALPGHPGKHRLLHIHHNRPGMLSRINDVFSDHRVNVAAQYLQTNPRIGYVVIDIDAGPDTDTQALRKELAALDGTIRSRAIY
- a CDS encoding DNA-3-methyladenine glycosylase 2 family protein is translated as MSTSSVPASSLDPQVCEQARLSRDARFDGLFYTAVTSTGIYCRPVCPAPAPRPRHIRYFASAAACEAAGFRPCLRCRPELAPGDGAWRHADDVVAQGLARIEDGALTEAPLHSLADDLALSERHLRRLFIDRLGASPAGVHGTRRLLLAKQLLTETNLPILDVAMAAGFNSVRRFQTTLREAYGLSPRDIRRSARETATPDDGLVLRLAYRPPYAFEALLAFLRDRALPGLDVVTADSYARAFITADGPAWFRVSPWDTSAGSSAHALRLELHGARPALLLPIVARVRRMFDLDADPWAIATTLRRTPRLRRALAHTPGIRVPGAWDGMEVAARALIGQQVSVAAARTLATRVLHRHGTPLPEPFHAHGFTHVFPSASTLSDADLDGIGLTRDRARALRTVARGVADGTLPLAPGTPLDSLVARWTAVPGIGDWTAHYIAMRALSHPDACPAGDLIVRRALGDNGDALTTSAVRRLAEAWRPWRAYAVLYLWRTA
- a CDS encoding flotillin family protein, which produces MPELFLISAVVALAGLAAGLVLAYLAFLRKAGPNEVIVVSGRGPVRFITGGAGVVVPLFSTWNRLSLEIMTLDVNTPEVYTSQGVPVLVDGVAQIKIKKDEPSLHAAAERFLGMKPEEIIKVALDTVQGHLRAILGTLTVEDIYKNRDQFAQKVQEISAGDLANMGLGIDSFTIRDIRDKHGYLEALGKPRIAEVKRTAAIAEANALKEASIAQADAERETRERQAEALKLAQEAEARRDAFVAEANAEKDRRQQEADAAARRASEIANYQAQQAIAEQQSMANRKRAEAEMAYELQKKTMEIELQEQEIKRKEKELDATIRRQADAKRYETETLAEAARKRVETEADAERARLERLAEGERARGLAAAAVSQAQGEAEAEVAKARGLAEAESRKAQGLAEALAMEKKADAWQRYNEAAVLQLLAPILPEIARAVAEPLSRIDRITLVSTGSGNDGQVSTITNEVTKVIAQMPPVIESLTGFKLEQLLSKVAAQRQGSGTPASPDAPASSDTSS